GCCTCGCCGTACGCCACGATGAGCTCGTCCGGCTCCGGGACGCCGAGGGACCGGACGGCGTCCGCGAGCTGCCCCGGGCCGTCGGTGCGGTACAGGATCTCGACGTCGGCGCCGTCGAGCTCGTCCTCGACGAACGCCTCGTCGACGTCGTCGCCGATCTCCACGATCGCCGTCACCCGGACGTCGGGCCCGACGGCCGCGACCCACCGCGCGGCCGCGGGCAGGCCGGTCTCGTCCACCGCCAGCGTCAGGCGGCCGATCCCCGCGGGGACCCCGAGGCTCGTCCCGGGACCGACGAGCACGACCTCGTCCCCGGGGGCCGCGCGGCCCGCCCACGCCGAGGCCGGGCCGTCGTCACCGTGCAGCACCCAGTCCAGGTCCACCTCGGTGACGCCGTCCACCGTGCGGGCCGCACGGACCGTCAGCTCCCGCGAGATCGACACCACCCCGGCCGGGCGCTGGACCCCGCCGTCCGCCGCGAGCGTCGGCGCGTGCAGCACCCCCGTCGCCGGGTCCGGCAGGAACACCTTGACATGGTCGTCCGGCCCCGGGGCACGCAAGGCCCCCAGCGACGACGACGACGCCGGGTCCGCCCCCTCGACGTCGCGCAGCGTCGTGCGCACGATCGTGCCCGCCACCCGCCGCACGGCGTGGACGCGCGCACGGCGCGGGATCAGGTCGAGGTCGGTGCGGGGTCGGGTCGTCACCGCTCGATTCCACCACGAGGAGCACGCACCGTCCGTGTCCTGGCGCCGCGACGACCTGCTCCGCCACACTGTGCCCATGAGCGACCGTCAGCAGCCCTACGAGGGGTACCAGCCGCCCGCGTACACCGGCTACACCGGCCAGGACACCCCGCCGGCGCCCGCCTGGACGGGCACCCCCGGCGACCCGTACGCGAGCGCCCCCGGGCCGCACGCCACCTACCCCGCGGCCCCCGGCTACGGCGCCCCCGCCTACCCGCAGCAGCCGACCGACCCGCCCGGCCGCACCCTCGGCATCGTCGGGTTCGTCCTCGCGTTCGTCATGCCCCTCGCCGGGATCGTCGTGTCCGCGCTGTCGCTGTCCGAGTCCCGCAAGGCGCAGGCGCCCAACGCGCTCGGCACCTGGGGGCTGTGGCTGTCCATCGCGTTCACGGTCGGCGGGCTGCTGCTGTTCCTCGGCTACTTCGCCCTCGTCTTCGCCACCGCGGGGCTCGCCCTCACCACCTCCTGACGACGCCGCGACGGCACGGACGGGGACGGCGCGCCACGACCGTCCCGCGTCGGCTGCGGATAACGGTTTGCGCGCCCTGGGAGAATGGTTCGCCGTGAGCACCGACCCCTCCCCCGCCGTACCGTCCCGCACGGGCGACGACGCCTCCGCCCGCCGCCGCGAGGACGGCGCACGCCCGGCAGCCGGCGCAGGCCAGGAGGACGGCCGACCCGCCGGACGGGGCGACGGCCGACGCCGCCGCGGACGTCGTCAGGGTCAGAGCGGCCGGCGCGGCGGGCCCGCCCGGGTCAGCCGCGAGCAGCTCGACAGGGCGGCCGCCATCCGCGCCGCCGTCGAGGTGCCGCCCATCACCTACCCGGAGCAGCTCCCCGTCTCCGCGCGCCGCGCCGAGATCGCCGACGCGATCCGCGACCACCAGGTCGTCGTCGTCGCCGGCGAGACCGGCTCCGGCAAGACCACACAGCTGCCCAAGATCCTCCTCGACCTCGGGCGCGGCCGCGCCGGGCAGATCGGGCACACCCAGCCCCGCCGGATCGCCGCCCGCTCCGTCGCCGAACGCATCGCCGAAGAGCTGGGTGGCGAGCTGGGCGGCGTCGTCGGCTACCAGGTGCGGTTCACCGACACGTCCAGCGAGGACACGCTCGTCAAGGTCATGACGGACGGCATCCTGCTCGCCCAGATCCAGCGCGACCCCGACCTCCTCGCCTACGACACCATCGTCATCGACGAGGCCCACGAGCGGTCCCTCAACATCGACTTCCTGCTCGGGTACCTGTCGCGGCTGCTGCCCCGCCGCCCCGACCTCAAGCTCGTCATCACGTCCGCCACCATCGACTCCGCCCGGTTCGCCGCGCACTTCTCCCCGTCGCACCTCGCCGAGATCGGCGGAGCCCCCCAGGCCGTCGTCGACGTCCTGCCCGACGCCGCGCCCGTCGTCGAGGTCACCGGACGCACCTACCCCGTCGAGATCCGGTACCGCCCCCTCACCCCCGACCCCGACCCCGCCGCCCCCGCGAAGAAGAAGGGGGAGGAGAAGGACCTCGTCATCGGCATCGTCGAGGCCTGCGACGAGCTCATGCGCGTCGGACCCGGCGACATCCTCGTGTTCCTCTCCGGCGAGCGGGAGATCCACGACGCCGCCGACGCCCTCGAGGGCCACCTCAAGGAACGCGTCCGCGACGTCAAGCACCCCCAGCACGTCGAGATCCTCCCCCTGTACTCCCGGCTGTCCGCCGCCGAGCAGCACCGCGTCTTCCAGTCGCACCCCGGCCGCCGCATCGTGCTGTCCACCAACGTCGCCGAGACGTCCCTGACCGTGCCCGGCATCCACTACGTCGTCGACCCCGGCACCGCCCGCATCTCCCGCTACTCCAAGGCGACCAAGGTGCAGCGGCTCCCCATCGAGCCCGTCAGCCAGGCGTCCGCCAACCAGCGGTCCGGCCGCTCCGGGCGCGTCGCCGACGGCGTCGCGATCCGCCTCTACTCGGCCGAGGACTTCGCGTCCCGCCCCGAGTTCACCGAGCCCGAGATCCTGCGGACCTCCCTGGCGTCCGTCCTGCTGCAGATGATCTCCGTCGGCGTCGTCACCACCCCCGACGACGTCGCGAAGTTCCCGTTCGTGGAACCCCCGGACACCCGCGCCGTCCGCGACGGCGTCCAGCTCCTCACCGAGCTCGGCGCCCTCGGCCGCCGGCACGGGCGCGACGGCACGGCGTCGAACGACGTGCACCTCACCGACATCGGCCGCACCCTCGCCCGCCTCCCCATGGACCCCCGCCTCGCGCGCATGGTCATCGAGGGCGCCCGCCTCGGCGTCGCCCACGAGGTCGCGATCATCGCCGCCGCCCTGTCCATCCAGGACCCGCGCGAACGCCCCACCGAGTCCCGCGAGCAGGCCGACCAGCTCCACCGCCGGTTCACCGACCCGACGTCCGACTTCCTCACCTACCTCAACCTGTGGGAGTACCTGCGCGAGCAGCAGCACTCCATGGGTTCGTCGGCGTTCCGCCGCCTGTGCAAGGCGGAGCACGTCAACTTCCTGCGCTTCCGCGAGTGGCAGGACGTCGTCGCGCAGCTCCGGTCCATGGCGAAGCAGCTCGACATCGACATCTCGTACCAGCCCCGCACACGTCCGGTGGTGTCCGAGGGTGTCGACGCGCCGCCTCGCTCACGGGCCCCAGGGGGCCCTCCGCTACGGCTTGACGGCGGCGCGTCGACACCCTCGGACACCACCTCGGCGACGCAGCCGGACGGTCGACGATCCGCTCCCCCGGCCGGTGCTGCGACAGACGGTGGGGAGACGCAGGACTGGCGGCGCGTCTGGGACGGGGACACCGTGCACCGGGCACTGCTGAGCGGCATGCTGTCGCAGATCGGCATGCAGGACACCGGCGAGATCAAGGCGTCGTCGGTGGCGCACCTGCGCGGCGAGGCGCGCGCCCGCGCGCTGCGGCAGGCCGCGAAGCGGGCCCGCAACGAGTACCTCGGTGCCCGCGGGGCGCGGTTCGCGATCTTCCCCGGCTCGCCGCTGAGCAAGAAGCCGCCCGAGTGGATCATGGCCGGCGAGCTCGTCGAGACGTCCCGGCTGTGGGCGCGCGACGTCGCGAGGATCCAGCCGGAGTGGGCCGAGGCCCTGGCCGGGGACCTCGCCAAGCGCACCTACTCCGACCCGCACTGGTCGACGAAGCAGGGCGCCGCCATGGCCACCGAGAAGGTGCTGCTGTACGGCGTGCCCGTCGTCGCCGACCGGCCCGTGCTGTACGCCCGGGTCGACCCCGAGGCCGCACGCGAGATGTTCGTCCGCCACGCCCTCGTCGAGGGGCAGTGGACCACGCACCACCGGTTCTTCGCCGAGAACCGGCGCCTCCTCGCCGAGGCGGAGGAGCTCGAGGCCCGGTCCCGGCAGCGCGGCCTCGTCGCGTCCGAGGACGACCTGTTCGCCTTCTACGACGAGCGCGTCCCCGCCGACGTCGTCAGCGCCCGCCACTTCGACACCTGGTGGAAGCAGGCGCAGCGGGACACCCCCGATCTGCTCACCTTCACCCTCGACCAGCTGGTCGACGCCGACGCCGTGGACACCGCCGCGTTCCCCGAGACGTGGACCCAGGGCGAGGTCACCCTGCCCCTCACCTACCAGTTCTCCCCCGGGACCGACGCCGACGGCGTCACCGTGCACGTCCCCGTCTCCATCCTCAACCGGGTCTCCCCCGCCGGGTTCGACCGCATGGTCCCCGGCCTCCTCGACGAGCTGTGCGTCGCCACCATCCGTTCCCTGCCCAAGGCCGTGCGCCGCGAGCTCGTCCCCGCCCCGGACGTCGGCACCGCCGTCGCCGACTGGATCCGCGCGAACACCCCCGCCTGGGCGGACATGACGCGCGCCGGGGAGATGGCGCCGCCCTTCCACGTCGAGTTCACGCGCGCCGTCCGCGCCCTGCGCGACGTCGTCATCGACGACGACGTGTGGGACGCCGAGCGCGTCGAACGCCTTCCCGCGCACCTGCGCATGACGTTCCGCGTCGAGGGCGCGCCCGCCGCCGACACGGCAGCGAACGGACGCCCGGCCAAGGGCCGGGGCCGACGTCCGGGCGGTGGCCGCGGCCGCGGCGCGCCGGCATCGAGCGAGCCCGTCGTCCTCGGCGAGTCGAAGGACCTGCTGTCCCTCCAGAAGCGGTTCGCCGCCCAGGCGGAGGCCGCCGTCCGCGCCGCGGTCAAGGGCGCTGTCGGGCTGGCGCTCGACGAGGCGCGGGCTGCGTCCTCCGGCGCACCGGGCGTGACCGACGAAGCGACGAAGGTGGCGGGTGCGGGTGTCGGTGCGCCGCCGTCAAGCCGTAGCGGAGGGCCCCCTGGGGCCCGTGAGCGAGGCGGCGCACCGATGGCCGCACCCGCCACCGACCCCACCAGCGTCGTCCGCGAGGAGGCAGGGCTGACGACGTGGCCGTCGTCGCTCGTCGACGGCGTGCTGCCCGACGCGGTGTCGACGGACCTCGGGGGCGGCGTCGTGGTGCGCGGGTACCCGGCGCTCGTCGAGGAGGCAGGTGCCAAGGGCTCCGGATCCGGCGCCGCGCCGTCGGTGGCGCTGCGGGTCCTGGCGGACGTGACCGAGCGGGACGTCGTGCACGCGCGCGGGGTGCGACGCCTGCTGCTGTCCGAGACGGCGCTGGCGACCGGCCGCGTGTCGTCGCGGTGGTCAGGGAACCAGGCGCTGACGCTCGCGGCGGCGCCCTACCGGAACACCGACGCGCTCGTGGCGGACCTCCAGCTGGCTGCCG
This Isoptericola jiangsuensis DNA region includes the following protein-coding sequences:
- the hrpA gene encoding ATP-dependent RNA helicase HrpA; the protein is MSTDPSPAVPSRTGDDASARRREDGARPAAGAGQEDGRPAGRGDGRRRRGRRQGQSGRRGGPARVSREQLDRAAAIRAAVEVPPITYPEQLPVSARRAEIADAIRDHQVVVVAGETGSGKTTQLPKILLDLGRGRAGQIGHTQPRRIAARSVAERIAEELGGELGGVVGYQVRFTDTSSEDTLVKVMTDGILLAQIQRDPDLLAYDTIVIDEAHERSLNIDFLLGYLSRLLPRRPDLKLVITSATIDSARFAAHFSPSHLAEIGGAPQAVVDVLPDAAPVVEVTGRTYPVEIRYRPLTPDPDPAAPAKKKGEEKDLVIGIVEACDELMRVGPGDILVFLSGEREIHDAADALEGHLKERVRDVKHPQHVEILPLYSRLSAAEQHRVFQSHPGRRIVLSTNVAETSLTVPGIHYVVDPGTARISRYSKATKVQRLPIEPVSQASANQRSGRSGRVADGVAIRLYSAEDFASRPEFTEPEILRTSLASVLLQMISVGVVTTPDDVAKFPFVEPPDTRAVRDGVQLLTELGALGRRHGRDGTASNDVHLTDIGRTLARLPMDPRLARMVIEGARLGVAHEVAIIAAALSIQDPRERPTESREQADQLHRRFTDPTSDFLTYLNLWEYLREQQHSMGSSAFRRLCKAEHVNFLRFREWQDVVAQLRSMAKQLDIDISYQPRTRPVVSEGVDAPPRSRAPGGPPLRLDGGASTPSDTTSATQPDGRRSAPPAGAATDGGETQDWRRVWDGDTVHRALLSGMLSQIGMQDTGEIKASSVAHLRGEARARALRQAAKRARNEYLGARGARFAIFPGSPLSKKPPEWIMAGELVETSRLWARDVARIQPEWAEALAGDLAKRTYSDPHWSTKQGAAMATEKVLLYGVPVVADRPVLYARVDPEAAREMFVRHALVEGQWTTHHRFFAENRRLLAEAEELEARSRQRGLVASEDDLFAFYDERVPADVVSARHFDTWWKQAQRDTPDLLTFTLDQLVDADAVDTAAFPETWTQGEVTLPLTYQFSPGTDADGVTVHVPVSILNRVSPAGFDRMVPGLLDELCVATIRSLPKAVRRELVPAPDVGTAVADWIRANTPAWADMTRAGEMAPPFHVEFTRAVRALRDVVIDDDVWDAERVERLPAHLRMTFRVEGAPAADTAANGRPAKGRGRRPGGGRGRGAPASSEPVVLGESKDLLSLQKRFAAQAEAAVRAAVKGAVGLALDEARAASSGAPGVTDEATKVAGAGVGAPPSSRSGGPPGARERGGAPMAAPATDPTSVVREEAGLTTWPSSLVDGVLPDAVSTDLGGGVVVRGYPALVEEAGAKGSGSGAAPSVALRVLADVTERDVVHARGVRRLLLSETALATGRVSSRWSGNQALTLAAAPYRNTDALVADLQLAAVIALTSPDADKAPGTPTGGPDAVQIRDAESYKAALTFVRQHLEDEVHRVVGHVVAALTAWRTVEGEVRASSSLALLNTLQDVREHVATLVHAGFVSATPPRRLPHLVRYLRADSYRLDKAQANPVRDGELAWRIRDVTGVYEQARATYAAGAPDPARAAELADVRWLLEELRVSLFAQQLGTDGSVSEKRIRKILSPGGW
- a CDS encoding siderophore-interacting protein, with the protein product MTTRPRTDLDLIPRRARVHAVRRVAGTIVRTTLRDVEGADPASSSSLGALRAPGPDDHVKVFLPDPATGVLHAPTLAADGGVQRPAGVVSISRELTVRAARTVDGVTEVDLDWVLHGDDGPASAWAGRAAPGDEVVLVGPGTSLGVPAGIGRLTLAVDETGLPAAARWVAAVGPDVRVTAIVEIGDDVDEAFVEDELDGADVEILYRTDGPGQLADAVRSLGVPEPDELIVAYGEAGDLVPVRRHWRARGVGPDRSTVVGHWRRGVVNLAPDAPLDPTDPD